In the Desulfovibrio sp. X2 genome, CGCGTTCCGCACGAGCATCCCGGCCAAGCAGAGCTACATGGCCACGATCAAGAGCACGGACTACCTGCCCAACATGCTCATGAAGCGCGAGGCCGTGCAGAAGGGCTTCGACTACCCGATCTGCTTCGACGAGCACGACTTCCTGGCCGAGGGCGCGGTGGAGAACGTCTGCATCGTGGACCGCGACGGCGTGCTGCGCGTTCCGGCCTTCGACAACTGCCTGGCCGGCACGACCATGCGCCGGGCCATGGAACTCATCTCGGGCGAGCGCAAGGTGGACTTCGGCAAGATCCGCGAGTCCGAGATCTACGAGGCCCGCGAGTTCATCGTCGTGGGCACCACCGTAGACGCGGTCAGCATCGTCCGCTTCAACGGCAAGCCCATCCACGACGCGCGTCCCGGGCCGGTGGCCAAGCGGATGCGCGAGCTTCTGAAAAAGGACCTGCAGGAGAACGGCATCCCCGTCTACAACGCGTAGCGGGTCATGGCCGGGTCCGGGGGCGGCTGCACAGCCGCCCCCGGGCCCGGAATGCCGGTGTCATGATGCGTCGCTCGATCTGTCTGTTCAATTCCAACCGGGCGTGGGGCGGCGGCGAGAAGTGGTTCTTCGACCACGCGCGCCTGCTTTCCGAACGCGGCTGGACGGTCAGCGCCGTGGCCAACGTCCCCTCGGAGCTCGGCGACAGGCTCGAGCGCAGGGGCGGCATCCCCCTGCTGCGGCTGCCTCTCGGCAACACGAGCTTCCTCAATCCCGCCATACTGCTCAGGCTGTCCGCCTTCTTCCGCGCCCAGGGCGTGGAGAAGGTGATCTTCGCGCTGCCCGCGGACATGAAGGCCGGAGGACTGGCCGCCAGGCTGGCGGGGGTCCCGGACATCATCTTCCGCCGGGGAATCGCGCTGCCCACGCGCGACACGTTCTTCAACCGCTTCCTCTTCCGCCGCGTGCTGACCAAGCTCCTGTGCAACTCGAACGACACGAAGCGCATGGTCCTCTCTAAGAACCCGGCGCTGATCCCGCAGGAGAGGATCCGCGTGATCCCGAACGGCCTCGATCTCGCGGCCTTCGACGCCCAGCCGGGGAAGCCCCTGGTGCCCGTCGAGCCGGGCCTCGTGACCATAGGCGCCGCGGGCAGGCTGACGAAGCAGAAGGGCCACGAGTACCTGCTGCAGGCCGTGGCCGGGCTGAAGGGGCGGGGAGTCCCCTTCCGGCTGCTCCTGGCCGGTTCCGGCGAACTGGAGCAGGACCTGCGCCGCCAGGCGGACGGCCTCGGGATCAGTGACGTGGTGCGCTTTCTCGGCTTCGTCGAGGACATCAAGGGCTTCTACGCCTCCCTGGACGTGCTGGCCTGTTCCTCCCTCTGGGAAGGCTTCGGCTACACGCTCGTGGAGGCCATGGCCATGCGGCTGCCCATCGCCTCTTTCGGCGGCAGCAATATTCCGGAGATAGTGGCGGACGGGGAGACGGGGCTCTTGTCCCCGCCCCGTGACGCGACGGCCCTGGCGGCGAACCTGGAGCGGCTGGTCCTCGATCAGGACCTGCGAGCGGGCATGGGGGAGGCCGGAAGGCGGCGGCTGGAGGCGCTCTTCACCACGGAACGCACCCTGGGAGAGCTTGAGGGGTTTCTTCTCGTCTGACGCACGGCTTGCACCCGCCGTTCCTGCCGCCTGCCGGGGTCGATGGCGGCAGGCTGCGGCTGCTGATCTTTTCTTTCTACTGTCTGCCGGCTACTTTTCGATCTGCTGGATGCCGTCCAGCTTCCACATGGCCTTGGGGTCGGCTTCGTCGCGCACGAAGGTCCAGACCTCGCGCACCTGCTCCGTGGTCGCCATGGCGCGGTTCTCGCGCATGGTCACCTCGTAGTAGACCGTGGCCGAGGTGGCGCGGCCCTGCTGCTTGACCTCCATGAGGCGCGCGTTGATGACCAGCACGTCCGTGGGAGCGGGCGTGGGGTCATCCTTGGCCTGGCGCTCGATCTCGCCGTACATGTTCGGGGTGGTGAACTCCCGGATGTCGTCCAGGTCGCGGCCGCTCCAGGACTCCTGCAGGCGGGCGAAGACGATCTTGGCGCCCTTCATGAACTCGTCGGCGTCGAATCCGGCGGGGAGATGCACGCCCTCGGCCACGTCGGCCTGTTGTCCCAGTTCCGGGCCGCGCCGCTCGGAAGGGGAGCGCAGGGCGTCCCAGGCCTGCTCCGCGGCGCGGTAGCGGGCGTCGCGGCCGTATCCCTGGCCGGACTCGAAATCGTCGCTCTCCATGCCGCCGTGGCTGTTGTTGCCGTAGTGGCGGTCCGTCGGCCCCCTGCGCCCGCGCGAGCCCAGGAAGCGCACCACCACCCAGATGAGCATGCCGATGATCAGGATGTCGAACACGCCGACGCCTCCGAAGGGGTGGCCGAAGAACATGGAGCCGAGCAGCCCGCCGTAGAACATGCCGCCGAACGGGCTCATGCCGCGGCGCATGGGCATGCTCTGGCCCTGGCCCCCGGGGGACATCCCACCGGGCGAGGAGGGCTGGGAGAAGCCGCGCGAGGGCGAGGGAACCGGACGGCTGTAGCCCGAGCCGCCGCCGAAGGACCTGCCGCCGCCCAGGCGGGAGGCCTCTGCGCCCTGCGGCGCCGCGAGGCAGATCGCCGCGAGCAGGGCGGCGATGACGAGAAAAATGGATTTCGATGACATGATGGACTCGTGGATGCTCTGGGGGCCTCGGGCCGCCGCCTGGGGCCCTCGGTGCGGAACGCGCCGGTGAAACCGGCGTCCGGATGCGTGCCGCGGCGGCTACTCGATGAGGCCCAGGTTGCGCAGGAGATGCAGGAACATGTGCTTGTCGATGGGCTTGGGGATGTAGGAGGTCGCTCCGCCCTTGTAGTAGGCCTCGACCACGTTCTTGGGGTCGTCCAGGGCCGTGGTCATGACCACCTTGACCTCGTCCTCGCCGCGCCTGCCTCGCTCCTTCTCCACCTGGCGGATGAGGCGCAGGGCCTGCTGACCGTCCATCTCCGGCATCATGATGTCCATGGTGATGAGGTCGTAGGGACGTTCCTCGTCCAGGGCCTGGGTGAAGGCCTCCACGGATTCCTGCCCGTTGACCGCGATGTCGCATTCGGCAAAGGGAGCCAGTATCTTCTGCAGCAGCTTGCGGCTGGTGAAGTCGTCTTCGACGATGAGCGCGCGCATGTTCGAACCTCGTCCTGTCGTGAATTCTGCCTTCTACATAGAGCCTTTTCAGATTAAATCAAGGCCGCCACAGGCTCTTCGGCCCGCCCTGCCTTCGCTCCCGGGCGGCCTGCAGCCTTGCCGGGAGCGGCTGTTCGCGCTACCGCCCTGAGGCGGAAGCACCGCTCGAGCGGAGTGAAAAAATCATGCGACAGGAGACGGACATGGACATGCGCCCCTTCGAAGAGGCCTTCGCGGCCTATGCACGAGGCTTTTTCCGCGGCGAAGGGGACGACTACGCGCACGAGGTCAAGCTCGACCATTCCCTGCGCGTCTATGCCGAGGCCCGGGGGCTGGCGGATGCGCACGGCGCGGCCCTGGCCTCCGCCGGAGTGCCGCGGCGCGCGGCCCTGCTGGCCGGGCTCTTCCACGACGTGGGGCGTTTCACGCAGTACGCGCGCTACAAGACCTTCAACGACCCCGCCTCGGCCAACCACGCCCGGCTCTCCGTGCGCGTCTGCCTCGAGCAGGGCTTCCTCGCGTCCGTGCCCGAGGCGGAGCGCCGCCTGGTCTACGGCGCGATCATGCTGCACAACCGGCGCGGCGTGCGGCGCGCGGCGGACACGCCGCTCGGCTTCCTGGCCCGCCTGCTGCGCGATGCGGACAAGCTCGACATCTACACGGTGATGCTCGACTACTTCTCGGCCGAGGGCGAGAAGCCCGCCTTCATGCGCCTGCGCACGGAGGAGCATCCCACGGCCTACAGCCCCGGCATGCTCGCGGACCTGCGCGGGGGCCGCCTGGCGAGCTACGCCGACCTGCGCTGGAGCAACGACTTCAAGCTGCTCATGCTCTCCTGGGTCCACGACCTGAACCTGGCCGCCTCGGCCAGGGCCTTTCTGGAGCGGGACTACGTGGGCCGCATGGCCGCGCTGCTGCCGCCCGCGCCCGAGCTCGCCGACCTGCCCGCGCTCCTGCGCGCCGAGCTCGCACGCAGGGCCGCTCCCTGATCCGAGGCTCGAGCAGACCGCCGAACGGCCGCAACGACCCCGAGCGCTGAACAGGCGCCGGAGTTCTGCCTGCATGCGCAGAACTTGCCTTCGTCCGCAACTCCCACTATCAGAAGGCATGGGGGGCACAGCCGGCGCGCATGGTCTGCCGCGGCTGAACAGCGACGTATGTTCGACTCGGTCATCATCCTCACCGACAACGAGACGCACGCCAAGCGCGACAAGCAGTCCGTGCTGGCCTTCGGGCCGCGCGTGGTGCGTTTCTTCGACAAGGGGTCGGACGCCTTCGACTACCTCTCGCGCAACCGGGTGGACATCATCTTCTGCGACAGCGCGCTCGCGGACATGGACGGCGTGCGTTTCCTGCGTCTCTTGCGCCAGAACATGAACCTGACCCGGATCCCGGTGGTCATGGTCACCCTGGAGAACAGGAAGACCAAGGTCCTGGACTGCATCTCCGCGGGCTGCGCGGGCTACATCCTCAGGCCCTATTCCATGGAGACCTTCGAGCGCCACGTGAAGCTCGCCCTGAACGTGGAGGCCGTGTGCGAGATCGAGGAGATCCAGCTCGAGGAGGCCCGGGACATGGTCAGCCGGGGCGAGTTCGACGACGCCATCGAGGCCTACGAGGAGGTGCTTTCCGGCCAGGACGAGGCCAGGAAGTACTACGACATGGGCTGCAGCTTCCTGTTCAAGCGCAAGTACGGCAAGGCCATCATCGCCTTCAAGAAGGCCGTCAAGATCAACGCCCTCTTCGCCGAGGCCTACAAGGGCCTGGCCGACGCCTACAAGGGCAAGGGCGATTTCGACAACTACAAGCTCTTCCTCAAGAAGGCCGCCGAGACCCACGCCCAGTTCGACCGCCTGGAGGAGACCAAGGAGCTGTTCATCGAGATCCTGAAGTACGAGAGCGGCGCGCCCAACCCCTTCAACACCCTCGGCGTCCGGCTGCGCCGGGAGGGAGACAACGTGGGCGCCCTGCACGCCTACGACCAGGCGGTCAAGCTCACCCCCGAGGACGAGAACGTCTACTTCAACATGTCCAAGGCCCACTACTTCATGGGCAACAAGGGGCACGCCCTGTCCACGGTGCGCCAGGCCCTGACCCGCAATCCCGCCTTTCTCGAGGCGCGCAAGCTCTACAGCCTGCTCACGGGCGAGGAATGGAGCGTGCCCGCGCTGCCCAGCGCCCAGGGCCAGGAAGCCCGGCGGCGCTCGGAGTCCGTGGTCGACGACGACTAGGTCTCGGACAGCTGAAAACGCGCCGTCTGCGGCGTCGCCGCGAAAAAGCCGGGCCCTCGCGAAGGAGAACTGCGCGAGGGCCCGGCTTTTACCTGCTCCTTGCACCCGGCACGTTTTGAGCGGTCTGAGGATGGGGGCGTCAGCGAATCGTGTGCAGCCGGAAGGTCTGGACGGCCGGCAGCCGGAGCCGAGAGAATGCGTTTCCCCGGTCGGTCAGTCCCGGGAGGGCGGAGAGGCCTTGGACCTGGACGCGGCCTCGGAAGGGGATTCGGCCTCGGACGCAGAGCGGGGTTCCTGCGGGAGGGCCCGGTCCGCGCGGGCGGCTCCCGTCTTCCTGGCCGGTCCGCGCACCGCGGCGAAGAACTCGCGCAGGGCCTGGTCCTTGGGCATGACGCCGTGCTTGAAGAGGTAGTCAAGAAAGGCCCCGGCCTCGCGATGGGCCGGGTTCAGCTGCAGCGCCTTGCGCAGGGCGTCCAGCGCGGCCTCCACGTCGCCCTTTTCGTGGCAGGCGCGGGCCACGTTGACGAAGATGTTCTCGTCGTCCGGGGCCACGCCTATGGCCCGGCCGTAGTAGCGCAGGGCCATCTCGAACATGCCCTTCTTGCGCATGGCGATGCCGAATTCGTTGAAGAGGTGCTTGTGCACCGGGGTGAAGGCCTCGTCCAGGCTGACGATGGTCTCGAAGACGTAGCTCGCCTTCT is a window encoding:
- a CDS encoding aminotransferase class IV, whose translation is MNTIPVVDSDEYLKRLLAAHRPGGEKMLAFYEHRLGVIGTDPRLMLMLWDDHLVHRGDGVFETMKWVDGKLYQLDPHLKRMQCSAGSIFLAPPCSLEEVSGICIQVAKAANRPNGMVRVLLGRGPGGFGIDPLECPLPALYVVAYTFTPKSEEAYAKGVTAFRTSIPAKQSYMATIKSTDYLPNMLMKREAVQKGFDYPICFDEHDFLAEGAVENVCIVDRDGVLRVPAFDNCLAGTTMRRAMELISGERKVDFGKIRESEIYEAREFIVVGTTVDAVSIVRFNGKPIHDARPGPVAKRMRELLKKDLQENGIPVYNA
- a CDS encoding glycosyltransferase family 4 protein, whose product is MMRRSICLFNSNRAWGGGEKWFFDHARLLSERGWTVSAVANVPSELGDRLERRGGIPLLRLPLGNTSFLNPAILLRLSAFFRAQGVEKVIFALPADMKAGGLAARLAGVPDIIFRRGIALPTRDTFFNRFLFRRVLTKLLCNSNDTKRMVLSKNPALIPQERIRVIPNGLDLAAFDAQPGKPLVPVEPGLVTIGAAGRLTKQKGHEYLLQAVAGLKGRGVPFRLLLAGSGELEQDLRRQADGLGISDVVRFLGFVEDIKGFYASLDVLACSSLWEGFGYTLVEAMAMRLPIASFGGSNIPEIVADGETGLLSPPRDATALAANLERLVLDQDLRAGMGEAGRRRLEALFTTERTLGELEGFLLV
- a CDS encoding response regulator yields the protein MRALIVEDDFTSRKLLQKILAPFAECDIAVNGQESVEAFTQALDEERPYDLITMDIMMPEMDGQQALRLIRQVEKERGRRGEDEVKVVMTTALDDPKNVVEAYYKGGATSYIPKPIDKHMFLHLLRNLGLIE
- a CDS encoding HD domain-containing protein, coding for MDMRPFEEAFAAYARGFFRGEGDDYAHEVKLDHSLRVYAEARGLADAHGAALASAGVPRRAALLAGLFHDVGRFTQYARYKTFNDPASANHARLSVRVCLEQGFLASVPEAERRLVYGAIMLHNRRGVRRAADTPLGFLARLLRDADKLDIYTVMLDYFSAEGEKPAFMRLRTEEHPTAYSPGMLADLRGGRLASYADLRWSNDFKLLMLSWVHDLNLAASARAFLERDYVGRMAALLPPAPELADLPALLRAELARRAAP
- a CDS encoding Tim44 domain-containing protein is translated as MSSKSIFLVIAALLAAICLAAPQGAEASRLGGGRSFGGGSGYSRPVPSPSRGFSQPSSPGGMSPGGQGQSMPMRRGMSPFGGMFYGGLLGSMFFGHPFGGVGVFDILIIGMLIWVVVRFLGSRGRRGPTDRHYGNNSHGGMESDDFESGQGYGRDARYRAAEQAWDALRSPSERRGPELGQQADVAEGVHLPAGFDADEFMKGAKIVFARLQESWSGRDLDDIREFTTPNMYGEIERQAKDDPTPAPTDVLVINARLMEVKQQGRATSATVYYEVTMRENRAMATTEQVREVWTFVRDEADPKAMWKLDGIQQIEK
- a CDS encoding response regulator; its protein translation is MFDSVIILTDNETHAKRDKQSVLAFGPRVVRFFDKGSDAFDYLSRNRVDIIFCDSALADMDGVRFLRLLRQNMNLTRIPVVMVTLENRKTKVLDCISAGCAGYILRPYSMETFERHVKLALNVEAVCEIEEIQLEEARDMVSRGEFDDAIEAYEEVLSGQDEARKYYDMGCSFLFKRKYGKAIIAFKKAVKINALFAEAYKGLADAYKGKGDFDNYKLFLKKAAETHAQFDRLEETKELFIEILKYESGAPNPFNTLGVRLRREGDNVGALHAYDQAVKLTPEDENVYFNMSKAHYFMGNKGHALSTVRQALTRNPAFLEARKLYSLLTGEEWSVPALPSAQGQEARRRSESVVDDD
- a CDS encoding tetratricopeptide repeat protein — translated: MKRPRNKRAMMDDDIPAPKIMGIFSEREKSGPPTIGTVFWFAREDEDGTMAVRPLDDNFMPAGEVEHFEREAFLKRFFLEPELWYRHVSQRLAQGDYYRKKNLHIEAKIEYNKVLAIDEENVRANFGLGLTYLAMNELEKASYVFETIVSLDEAFTPVHKHLFNEFGIAMRKKGMFEMALRYYGRAIGVAPDDENIFVNVARACHEKGDVEAALDALRKALQLNPAHREAGAFLDYLFKHGVMPKDQALREFFAAVRGPARKTGAARADRALPQEPRSASEAESPSEAASRSKASPPSRD